The genomic DNA CTTTGTAAGGTTAATACCGCATCCAGTAATGATGGGATTTGTTAATGGCTTATCTATAGTTATTTTTATAGCTCAGGTAAAAATGTTTTCTCATAAATCTTTAAAAGTTTCAGATGCAGGTGTAAAAGAATATGTAGGTACTTATATGCAAGGTACCGAGTTGTATACCATGATAGGTTTAGTGCTATTAACTATGGCTATTATTTGGTTATTACCTAAGCTTACAAAAAAATTACCAGCAGCTTTAACAGCAATTCTAGTTACTAGTTTAATCGTTATTGGTTTTAATATGGATGTTTCTACTGTTGGATCTTATATAATTGAAGGTGGTGGAACAGGTTTAAAAGGAGAATTTCCTACGCCAAATATGGAGCTTTGGGAAAAGCTTCCGTTTAATTTAGATACTTTAAAGTTTATTGCGCTACCTGCTTTTTTAGCTGCATCTGTTGGATTAATAGAGTCTTTAATGACAATGAATTTAGTTGATGAGTTAACCGAAACTAGAGGAAATGGAAATAGAGAATGCGTTGCACAAGGCGCAGGAAATATAGTTTCTGGATTATTTGGTGGCACTGGTGGTTGTGGTATGATTGGTCAAACTGTAATTAATATTAATGCTGGTGGACGTGGTAGATTGTCTGGTATAATGATGGCAGTAACGCTATTGTCGTTTATATTATTTGCAGATAAATTAATTGAAATGGTACCAATTGCAGCTTTAGTAGGTGTAATGTTCATGATGGTAATTGAAACTTTTGCTTGGTCTAGTTTTAGAATACTTAAAAAAATACCAATGTCTGATGCTTTTGTGTTAATCACCGTATCTTTAGTAACTGTATTTGTAGACTTAGCAGTTGCTGTTTTTATTGGCGTAATAATATCTGCATTAGTATTTGCTTGGGAAAACGCCAAGAAAATTAGAGCAAGAAAACGTTTAAAAGCAGATGGAACTAAAGTTTATGAAATTTGGGGACCATTATTTTTTGGAAGTATTCAAGCTTTTAATGAGAAGTTTGATGCTAAAAACGATCCAGAAAATATAGAAATTGATTTTGTTGAATCTCGAGTTAGTGATCACTCTGCAATAGAAGCTATTTTTAATTTAGTAGAAAAATATGAAGCTGAAGGAAAAAACATTAAGCTAAAACATTTAAGTGAAGATTGTAAAATCCTGTTATACAAAGCTAGTCCAAAATTTAGAGGTGTTATTTTAGAAGATGTTGATGATCCTCGTTATCATTTAGCGGCAAATCCAGAAGATTTCCCAAAACCGCTTTCAGAATATAAATTCTAATAAAAAAAGCGAGCCATTTGGCTCGCTTTTTTTATTTTACTCTTACACTATCTGGAACCAAAACGGTGTAGTCGCCATTATTTCTAATAACTTCTCTAACTATACTAGAACTTATAAATGATGTTCTTGCAGCGGTTAAAAGAAAAACTGTTTCTATTTTAGATAGTTTTCTATTGGTATGTGCAATAGCTTTTTCAAATTCAAAATCTGCTGGATTTCTTAATCCACGCAATATAAATTTGGCATCCATAGCTTTACAAAAGTCTATGGTTAAACCTTTATAAGTTACTACCTTTACTTTAGGTTCATCCTTAAAGGCGTCTTCTAAAAAACGTTTTCTATCTTCTAAAGAAAACATATAATTTTTTTCAGAGTTTACACCAATGGCTACAATAACTTCATCAAAAAGTTTTACGCCACGTTTAATAATATCGTAATGTCCAAGAGTGATTGGATCAAAAGATCCCGGAAAAAGTGCTCGTTTCATTGTGCTTTTGTTATCTACATTATAAACTAATGTATTTATTTAATCTCTATCTATATCGTAGATGATATTGTCTTTAAAAAGAGCTAAAATTTCGGCTCTAGAATAATTAAATCGACCTACAGTATAATTTTCATCTTTATCAATTTTATTAACACCTGTACGTTTATCGGTTTCATAATCGTTAAATATAAGGTGTAAACTATCGTTAGTAACTTTAGTTACTTTTGCTAAAGTATAATAACCTTCTTGATTACCTTTAACTGAATATACATCACCAACTTGTGGTGCGCTAATATAATCTTCATTATCTAAATCATTTTGTTTAGATAGCCAGAAAGCAATAAAAATAAGACCTATAATTATTGCTACGCCACTAAAGTACCAAATTGGAAAGTTGGGCTTATTTTCTAGGTCAAATTTATGTTTAATTTGTTGGGTTAGTTCTTTTTTTTCAAAGGAGCGTTTGCAGCTTGTACATTCAAAAACACTTTTTTTGCCAATAGGAAATGTTGGAATCCAATAAATATGCGCGTATTTACCAAATACAGAATAATCCATACTAGTTTGCAAATTACAACTTGGGCATTTTACATTGCTAATTCTTCCATCTTTTAGTTTTGAAGCTTTTCTTCCAAAAAATACCATTGACTTGCTGGTTAGGGTTATTGTTTTATAAATATAAACAATATTAACTTTTTAAAGCCTCTTCAATAGCACTATCAAATAAAGCTTCCATTGTTATACCAGCTTCAGCGGCTTGTTGAGGTAAAATACTTTCGTTGGTTAACCCAGGAATTGTATTCATTTCTAATAAATGAGGTTCACCATCTTTAAAAATAAATTCGCTACGTGTATAGCCTTTCATTTTCAAAACATTATATATCTTTTTTGCAACAGTAGTTACTTTGTTTTCTTGTTCTTTAGTAATTCTTGCTGGTGTAATTTCTTGAGACTTACCAAGGTATTTGGCTTCATAATCAAAAAAATCATTTTCACTAACTATTTCTGTAATAGGCAAAACTTTAGTTTCACCTTTATAAGTTATAACACCAACGGAAACTTCTGTACCATCTAAAAACGATTCTATAATTATTTCATTGTCTTCTTTAAAAGCAATGTCTATAGCTGCATTTAATTTCTCTTTTTCATGTACTTTAGAAATCCCAAAACTACTTCCGGCTTTATTCGCTTTTACAAAACAAGGTAAACCAACTTTGTTTATAATTTGGTC from Lacinutrix sp. 5H-3-7-4 includes the following:
- a CDS encoding D-alanine--D-alanine ligase, with amino-acid sequence MKKNIAIIMGGYSSEYQISLKSGNVVYNTLNKEKYNAYRIHIFENKWVYVDANDKEYAIDKNDFSVLVNETKITFDCVFNAIHGSPGEDGFMQSYFKLINLPQTSCDAYQAALTFNKRDCLSVLKPYGILTAESYYLNLGDIINEDQIINKVGLPCFVKANKAGSSFGISKVHEKEKLNAAIDIAFKEDNEIIIESFLDGTEVSVGVITYKGETKVLPITEIVSENDFFDYEAKYLGKSQEITPARITKEQENKVTTVAKKIYNVLKMKGYTRSEFIFKDGEPHLLEMNTIPGLTNESILPQQAAEAGITMEALFDSAIEEALKS
- a CDS encoding SulP family inorganic anion transporter translates to MTEFVRKITPNIKDDVLAGITVSLAMIPEVVAFAFVAQIDPLMALSGAFIIGLITAIFGGRPGLISGAAGAVAVIFVSMIADGHTKGMLMDTPIENMGFFYLMACVVLMGIIQIFAGVFKLGRFVRLIPHPVMMGFVNGLSIVIFIAQVKMFSHKSLKVSDAGVKEYVGTYMQGTELYTMIGLVLLTMAIIWLLPKLTKKLPAALTAILVTSLIVIGFNMDVSTVGSYIIEGGGTGLKGEFPTPNMELWEKLPFNLDTLKFIALPAFLAASVGLIESLMTMNLVDELTETRGNGNRECVAQGAGNIVSGLFGGTGGCGMIGQTVININAGGRGRLSGIMMAVTLLSFILFADKLIEMVPIAALVGVMFMMVIETFAWSSFRILKKIPMSDAFVLITVSLVTVFVDLAVAVFIGVIISALVFAWENAKKIRARKRLKADGTKVYEIWGPLFFGSIQAFNEKFDAKNDPENIEIDFVESRVSDHSAIEAIFNLVEKYEAEGKNIKLKHLSEDCKILLYKASPKFRGVILEDVDDPRYHLAANPEDFPKPLSEYKF
- the coaD gene encoding pantetheine-phosphate adenylyltransferase — protein: MKRALFPGSFDPITLGHYDIIKRGVKLFDEVIVAIGVNSEKNYMFSLEDRKRFLEDAFKDEPKVKVVTYKGLTIDFCKAMDAKFILRGLRNPADFEFEKAIAHTNRKLSKIETVFLLTAARTSFISSSIVREVIRNNGDYTVLVPDSVRVK
- a CDS encoding zinc-ribbon domain-containing protein encodes the protein MVFFGRKASKLKDGRISNVKCPSCNLQTSMDYSVFGKYAHIYWIPTFPIGKKSVFECTSCKRSFEKKELTQQIKHKFDLENKPNFPIWYFSGVAIIIGLIFIAFWLSKQNDLDNEDYISAPQVGDVYSVKGNQEGYYTLAKVTKVTNDSLHLIFNDYETDKRTGVNKIDKDENYTVGRFNYSRAEILALFKDNIIYDIDRD